The following coding sequences lie in one Isoptericola variabilis 225 genomic window:
- a CDS encoding MFS transporter — MGRSFRWLLASSWTSNIGDGVALAAGPLLVASQTDSAFLVALAAMLQRLPWLLFGLWAGVLADRLDRRRVVIVANLLRALVVTLLVGIIATGHVNIVLVLAAMLLMGVAEVFADTTSQTLLPMVVDKADLGIGNARLQAGFLTANQLAGPPLGAFLFAAGMAWPFLVQVLTAVLAVVLVARVTLPAVPRAKGRSHVRQDVAEGLRWIWSNRPVRTLALVILVFNVTWAAPWAILVVYSLDHLDMGPVGFGLLTTASAVGGLLGTFVYGRLERRFSLATLMKVCLSLEVLFHLSLALATTGWVALVTLFVFGAYAFVWGTVSNTVRHRAVPTRFQGRVASVYMMCVFGGIVVGNALGGLIAERWGLTAPMWFAFVGAGVTLVLVWRQLANIAHTEAD, encoded by the coding sequence ATGGGGCGGAGCTTCCGCTGGCTGCTGGCGTCCTCGTGGACGAGCAACATCGGCGACGGCGTGGCGCTCGCCGCCGGTCCCCTGCTCGTCGCCTCGCAGACCGACTCGGCCTTCCTCGTGGCGCTCGCCGCGATGCTCCAGCGCCTGCCGTGGCTGCTGTTCGGGCTGTGGGCGGGCGTGCTCGCCGACCGGCTCGACCGGCGGCGCGTGGTCATCGTGGCCAACCTGCTGCGCGCGCTCGTGGTGACGCTGCTCGTGGGCATCATCGCCACGGGGCACGTCAACATCGTGCTGGTGCTCGCGGCGATGCTGCTCATGGGCGTCGCGGAGGTGTTCGCCGACACGACGTCGCAGACGCTGCTGCCGATGGTCGTGGACAAGGCGGACCTCGGGATCGGCAACGCGCGGCTCCAGGCCGGCTTCCTCACGGCCAACCAGCTCGCCGGCCCGCCGCTCGGCGCGTTCCTCTTCGCCGCGGGCATGGCGTGGCCGTTCCTCGTCCAGGTCCTGACGGCGGTGCTCGCGGTCGTCCTCGTCGCGCGCGTGACGCTGCCCGCCGTGCCGCGGGCGAAGGGCCGCTCGCACGTGCGCCAGGACGTCGCCGAGGGCCTGCGCTGGATCTGGTCGAACCGGCCGGTGCGCACGCTCGCCCTGGTCATCCTCGTCTTCAACGTCACGTGGGCGGCGCCGTGGGCGATCCTCGTCGTGTACTCGCTCGACCACCTCGACATGGGGCCGGTCGGTTTCGGGCTGCTCACGACGGCGTCCGCGGTCGGCGGACTGCTGGGCACCTTCGTGTACGGGCGGCTCGAGCGACGCTTCTCGCTCGCGACCCTCATGAAGGTGTGCCTGTCGCTCGAGGTGCTGTTCCACCTGTCGCTCGCGCTCGCGACGACGGGCTGGGTCGCGCTCGTGACGCTCTTCGTCTTCGGCGCGTACGCGTTCGTGTGGGGCACGGTGTCGAACACCGTCCGCCACCGGGCCGTGCCCACGCGCTTCCAGGGCCGCGTCGCGTCGGTCTACATGATGTGCGTGTTCGGCGGCATCGTCGTCGGCAACGCGCTCGGCGGGCTCATCGCCGAGCGGTGGGGCCTCACCGCGCCGATGTGGTTCGCGTTCGTCGGCGCGGGCGTGACGCTCGTGCTCGTCTGGCGGCAGCTCGCGAACATCGCGCACACCGAGGCCGACTGA
- a CDS encoding gluconokinase produces the protein MSTDRQHTGPRAVVVVGVSASGKSTVGRALADALGAAFVDADDLHPASNVEAMAAGIPLTDEQRLPWLRAVGRAMRTETDAGRDVVVACSALRRTYRDVLREGAGHDLAFVHLTAPREVLAERIAARRGHFMPASLLDSQLATLEPLSDDETGLVVDVTGPVSDAVGQVTAWLPTIGATSRTGDDAAATG, from the coding sequence GTGAGTACCGATCGTCAGCACACGGGCCCGCGCGCGGTGGTCGTCGTGGGCGTGTCGGCGTCGGGCAAGTCCACCGTCGGGCGGGCGCTCGCGGACGCGCTCGGCGCGGCGTTCGTCGACGCCGACGACCTGCACCCCGCCTCCAACGTCGAGGCGATGGCGGCGGGCATCCCGCTCACCGACGAGCAGCGCCTGCCGTGGCTCCGCGCGGTCGGCCGTGCGATGCGCACCGAGACCGACGCGGGTCGCGACGTCGTCGTCGCCTGCTCGGCGCTGCGCCGCACCTACCGCGACGTGCTGCGCGAGGGCGCCGGGCACGACCTGGCGTTCGTCCACCTCACGGCCCCGCGCGAGGTGCTGGCCGAGCGCATCGCCGCGCGTCGCGGCCACTTCATGCCGGCGTCCCTTCTCGATTCGCAGCTCGCCACGCTCGAGCCGCTGTCCGACGACGAGACGGGGCTCGTCGTCGACGTCACCGGTCCGGTGAGCGACGCCGTCGGGCAGGTGACCGCCTGGCTCCCGACGATCGGCGCGACGTCGCGCACCGGTGACGACGCGGCGGCGACGGGCTAG
- the uxuA gene encoding mannonate dehydratase: MEHTWRWFGPADPISLAQIRQTGATGVVTALHEVPNDVAWPVDAVRARKAQIEAAGLTWSVVESIPVTEPIKRGDSGRDAAIAVWTDSLRAVAAAGIDVVAYNFMPVLDWTRTDLRYELPDGGWALRFDHDVFAAFDLFVLERLGADDEYDDADVTRAREVYEAMTPARRDELVATVIAGLPGSEEHHTLSSLREVLATYRGIDAEALRENLAYFLRAVVPVAAELGVRLAIHPDDPPRPLLGLPRVVSTADDVRFLLKAAPGEVSGLTFCTGSYGVRPDNDLVAMAAEFADRIWFAHLRSTVREADPRSFHEGNHIAGDVDMVGVIRELVLEERRRRQAGGPRIPMRPDHGHQLLDDQHRVTNPGYSLVGRLKGLAELRGVETAVRALV, encoded by the coding sequence ATGGAGCACACCTGGCGGTGGTTCGGCCCCGCCGACCCGATCTCGCTCGCGCAGATCCGGCAGACGGGTGCCACGGGCGTCGTGACGGCGCTGCACGAGGTGCCGAACGACGTCGCGTGGCCGGTGGACGCGGTGCGAGCGCGCAAGGCGCAGATCGAGGCGGCCGGGCTGACGTGGTCGGTGGTCGAGTCGATCCCGGTGACGGAGCCGATCAAGCGCGGCGACTCCGGCCGGGACGCGGCGATCGCGGTGTGGACCGACAGCCTGCGGGCCGTCGCCGCGGCGGGCATCGACGTCGTGGCGTACAACTTCATGCCGGTCCTGGACTGGACGCGCACGGACCTGCGGTACGAGCTGCCCGACGGCGGGTGGGCGCTGCGGTTCGACCACGACGTGTTCGCGGCGTTCGACCTGTTCGTCCTGGAGCGGCTCGGGGCGGACGACGAGTACGACGACGCCGACGTCACCCGAGCGCGTGAGGTGTACGAGGCGATGACGCCGGCGCGGCGTGACGAGCTCGTCGCCACGGTGATCGCCGGGCTGCCCGGCTCCGAGGAGCACCACACCCTGTCCTCGCTGCGCGAGGTGCTCGCGACGTACCGGGGGATCGACGCGGAGGCGTTGCGCGAGAACCTGGCGTACTTCCTGCGGGCGGTGGTCCCGGTGGCCGCCGAGCTGGGGGTGCGGCTGGCGATCCATCCCGACGACCCGCCGCGCCCGCTGCTGGGTCTGCCGCGGGTGGTCTCGACGGCCGACGACGTCCGGTTCCTGCTCAAGGCCGCGCCGGGAGAGGTGAGCGGGCTGACCTTCTGCACCGGCTCGTACGGGGTGCGTCCGGACAACGACCTGGTCGCGATGGCGGCCGAGTTCGCCGACCGGATCTGGTTCGCGCACCTGCGCTCGACGGTGCGCGAGGCGGACCCGCGCTCGTTCCACGAGGGCAACCACATCGCCGGCGACGTCGACATGGTCGGCGTCATCCGCGAGCTGGTCCTCGAGGAGCGTCGCCGCCGGCAGGCCGGCGGGCCGCGGATCCCGATGCGACCGGACCACGGCCACCAGCTGCTGGACGACCAGCACCGGGTCACCAACCCGGGCTACTCGCTCGTCGGCCGACTCAAGGGCCTGGCCGAGCTGCGCGGCGTCGAGACCGCCGTCCGCGCACTCGTGTGA
- a CDS encoding PKD domain-containing protein, translated as MRATIGMAVAIGTLAPVTVAAAYEHDGATGAAQAEQDVFDKVPLVTEGLADPFELAVTDDGRVIYIQRTGEVKVLEQDTLRQFTALDFDYSLDLLTQSDGLIGLTLDEDFAENGWLYLLWSDPVVPKMNLSRFTMGPDNTIDRASEKRLLDFTIWRGEGRANSHMGGSLAMDPDGNLYVATGDNADPFNQQGYTPIDERPGRRAYDAQATSANTNDLRGKILRITPQDDGTYTIPEGNLFPPGTEGTRPEIYGMGFRNPFRITVDPKTRAVLVGDYGPDARVANPLRGPEGMVELIRMTEPGNHGWPYCHANNQAYVDYDFATGQSGEAFDCANLVNDSPNNTGLRELPPAQEPLVWYGYGVSAQFPELGSGGAAPMAGPVYRYDAELDVKTKFPASYDGRWFVSEYARHFYKVLSLDETTGELLAIDPFLADERFVAPFEAEFGPDGSLYIIDFGRGSGAGRGSTNTDSGIYRIDYAADGRRPVSQFTSDVDSGTAPLTVAFDGGPSHSPDGLDITYEWDFENDGVVDSTERNPVHTYTENGVHTARLTVRDSDGLSGVSVQRITVGNTRPEVSFGRPLAGGFAELGDTVPYSVDVVDAEDGSTADGTIDCTLVTVATQLGHDDHAHPLDNYEGCSGEIFLDPADHGVGQNVYPVLGAGYQDLGAPGLPALAAQEIVRLQVRDKEAEFYSEGSGVQIVDDAAARGGRLVADIHDGDWIAFEPVDLTGISALTIGAVRGSAGTTLEVRTGSPTGPKLGQVKIDPATAPGQVVSPTIEIDAEGGTTTLYVVASSKGQAEAGASVVALDWLVFHGRGVADATAPVVEAQASRGGGPAGVEVTLTGTAVAPEGRTIASYVWDFGDGTTAEGAEATHVYSEPGRYTARLIATDSSGTRDWTTVGITVAATTQ; from the coding sequence GTGAGGGCGACGATCGGCATGGCCGTCGCGATCGGCACCCTGGCGCCCGTCACCGTCGCGGCCGCATACGAGCACGACGGTGCCACCGGGGCCGCCCAGGCCGAGCAGGACGTGTTCGACAAGGTGCCGCTCGTGACCGAGGGCCTCGCCGACCCGTTCGAGCTGGCCGTGACCGACGACGGCCGCGTCATCTACATCCAGCGCACGGGCGAGGTGAAGGTCCTCGAGCAGGACACGCTCCGGCAGTTCACGGCGCTGGACTTCGACTACAGCCTCGACCTCCTGACCCAGTCGGACGGTCTGATCGGTCTGACGCTCGACGAGGACTTTGCGGAGAACGGCTGGCTCTACCTGCTCTGGAGCGACCCCGTGGTGCCCAAGATGAACCTGTCGCGGTTCACGATGGGGCCGGACAACACGATCGACCGGGCGTCCGAGAAGCGTCTGCTCGACTTCACCATCTGGCGCGGCGAGGGCCGCGCGAACTCGCACATGGGCGGCTCGCTGGCCATGGACCCGGACGGCAACCTCTACGTGGCGACCGGTGACAACGCCGACCCGTTCAACCAGCAGGGGTACACCCCGATCGACGAGCGTCCGGGCCGCCGCGCGTACGACGCCCAGGCGACGTCGGCGAACACCAACGACCTGCGCGGCAAGATCCTCCGCATCACGCCGCAGGACGACGGCACGTACACGATCCCCGAGGGGAACCTCTTCCCGCCCGGGACGGAGGGCACGCGGCCGGAGATCTACGGCATGGGCTTCCGCAACCCGTTCCGCATCACCGTCGACCCGAAGACGCGGGCGGTGCTCGTCGGCGACTACGGGCCGGACGCGCGCGTCGCCAACCCGCTGCGCGGACCCGAGGGCATGGTCGAGCTCATCCGCATGACCGAGCCGGGCAACCACGGCTGGCCGTACTGCCACGCGAACAACCAGGCGTACGTCGACTACGACTTCGCCACCGGGCAGTCCGGCGAGGCGTTCGACTGCGCCAACCTCGTCAACGACTCGCCCAACAATACGGGGCTCCGCGAGCTGCCGCCGGCCCAGGAGCCGCTCGTCTGGTACGGCTACGGGGTCTCCGCGCAGTTCCCCGAGCTCGGGTCCGGAGGGGCGGCGCCGATGGCCGGCCCGGTCTACCGGTACGACGCCGAGCTCGACGTGAAGACCAAGTTCCCCGCGTCCTACGACGGCCGGTGGTTCGTCTCGGAGTACGCGCGCCACTTCTACAAGGTGCTCTCGCTGGACGAGACGACCGGTGAGCTGCTCGCGATCGACCCGTTCCTGGCCGACGAGAGGTTCGTGGCACCGTTCGAGGCGGAGTTCGGACCCGACGGGTCGCTGTACATCATCGACTTCGGGCGCGGCAGCGGTGCCGGCCGTGGCAGCACCAACACGGACTCCGGCATCTACCGCATCGACTACGCCGCCGACGGTCGTCGCCCGGTGTCCCAGTTCACGTCCGACGTCGACTCCGGCACGGCACCGCTCACGGTCGCGTTCGACGGCGGCCCAAGCCACAGCCCGGACGGCCTCGACATCACCTACGAGTGGGACTTCGAGAACGACGGCGTCGTCGACTCGACGGAACGCAACCCCGTCCACACCTACACCGAGAACGGCGTGCACACCGCCCGCCTGACCGTCAGGGACAGCGACGGCCTCAGCGGTGTCTCGGTCCAGCGCATCACCGTCGGGAACACCCGTCCCGAGGTCTCGTTCGGCCGGCCGCTCGCCGGCGGGTTCGCCGAGCTCGGCGACACGGTCCCGTACTCGGTCGACGTGGTCGACGCCGAGGACGGCTCGACCGCCGACGGGACGATCGACTGCACCCTCGTCACGGTCGCGACGCAGCTCGGGCACGACGACCACGCGCACCCGCTCGACAACTACGAGGGCTGCTCGGGCGAGATCTTCCTCGACCCGGCCGACCACGGCGTCGGGCAGAACGTCTACCCGGTGCTCGGCGCGGGGTACCAGGACCTCGGCGCCCCCGGCCTTCCGGCGCTCGCCGCGCAGGAGATCGTCCGCCTGCAGGTGCGTGACAAGGAGGCCGAGTTCTACAGCGAGGGCTCCGGCGTCCAGATCGTCGACGACGCCGCCGCGCGCGGAGGGCGGCTGGTCGCCGACATCCACGACGGGGACTGGATCGCGTTCGAGCCCGTGGACCTCACGGGCATCTCGGCCCTGACGATCGGGGCGGTGCGCGGCTCCGCCGGGACGACGCTCGAGGTCCGCACGGGCAGCCCGACCGGGCCCAAGCTCGGACAGGTGAAGATCGACCCGGCGACCGCACCGGGGCAGGTGGTGTCGCCCACCATCGAGATCGACGCCGAGGGCGGGACGACGACCCTGTACGTGGTGGCCTCCAGCAAGGGGCAGGCCGAGGCCGGGGCGAGCGTCGTGGCGCTCGACTGGCTCGTCTTCCACGGTCGAGGCGTCGCCGACGCGACGGCCCCGGTCGTCGAGGCGCAGGCGAGCCGCGGCGGCGGCCCCGCCGGCGTCGAGGTCACGTTGACCGGGACCGCGGTCGCGCCGGAGGGACGCACCATCGCGTCCTACGTCTGGGACTTCGGCGACGGGACGACGGCGGAGGGCGCGGAGGCGACCCACGTCTACTCCGAGCCCGGCAGGTACACCGCCCGTCTGATCGCGACGGACAGCAGCGGCACCCGCGACTGGACGACGGTGGGGATCACCGTCGCGGCCACGACGCAGTGA
- a CDS encoding Gfo/Idh/MocA family protein yields MLGTRLGVGIVGMGSIGSMHARALRELDERVSLVAYSGRPRSEDALAGWDAARAAPDDVITHPGVDVVAICTPSGSHARLALAALEAGRHVVVEKPFATTVEDAAAVVRTARERSLSVSTISQRRFESEHLRLKEALDDGALGDVRLATTHVHWYRDADYYRAADWRTSMAQGGGSLMNQGVHNVDLLRWLCGPVESVTAHYGSVAQGIEAEDTTVATLRFASGALGLVSTTTATPPGFPATLSVYGSRGVVELAQAEVRRWSVPGVPAPVLAQVASGASDPLAIGHAGHLEQWRRIVAALETSSPVPVGADDAFETVRLLCAIYEAASTGKAVRPAELL; encoded by the coding sequence ATGCTCGGCACGCGGCTCGGCGTCGGGATCGTCGGGATGGGCAGCATCGGGTCGATGCACGCGCGGGCGCTCCGCGAGCTCGACGAGCGGGTGTCGCTCGTCGCGTACAGCGGCAGGCCCCGCTCGGAGGACGCCCTCGCCGGGTGGGACGCGGCCCGCGCGGCACCGGACGACGTCATCACCCATCCCGGGGTCGACGTCGTGGCGATCTGCACGCCGAGCGGCTCCCACGCACGGCTCGCGCTCGCGGCCCTCGAGGCCGGGCGTCACGTGGTCGTGGAGAAGCCGTTCGCGACGACCGTCGAGGACGCCGCCGCGGTCGTCCGGACGGCTCGTGAGCGGAGCCTGTCGGTCTCCACGATCTCGCAGCGCCGCTTCGAGAGCGAGCACCTGCGCCTCAAGGAGGCGCTCGACGACGGCGCGCTCGGCGACGTCCGCCTCGCGACCACGCACGTCCACTGGTACCGGGACGCGGACTACTACCGCGCGGCGGACTGGCGGACCTCCATGGCGCAGGGCGGTGGCTCGCTCATGAACCAGGGCGTGCACAACGTCGACCTGCTCCGCTGGCTGTGCGGGCCGGTCGAGTCGGTGACGGCGCACTACGGCAGCGTGGCCCAGGGGATCGAGGCCGAGGACACCACGGTCGCCACGCTGCGCTTCGCCTCCGGCGCACTCGGGCTGGTGTCGACCACCACCGCCACGCCGCCCGGGTTCCCGGCGACCCTCTCGGTCTACGGCTCACGTGGCGTCGTCGAGCTCGCCCAGGCCGAGGTGCGGCGGTGGAGCGTGCCAGGGGTGCCGGCACCTGTGCTCGCCCAGGTCGCCAGCGGGGCGTCCGACCCGCTGGCGATCGGGCACGCCGGTCACCTCGAGCAGTGGCGCAGGATCGTCGCCGCCCTGGAGACCTCGTCGCCCGTGCCGGTCGGCGCGGACGACGCGTTCGAGACCGTCCGCCTGCTCTGCGCGATCTACGAGGCGGCGTCGACGGGGAAGGCGGTCAGGCCGGCCGAGCTGCTCTGA
- a CDS encoding ABC transporter ATP-binding protein: protein MSATELAPAAPAVGTDPIIEVSNLTMRFRSKRSETVALDDVSLTVRAGEFVTIAGPSGCGKSTLLKIVAGLTIASEGDVRLYGQRVTRPQRDIGFAFQRSALLEWRGVRKNILLQAEMRGLDKRYAQRRADELIELTGLTGFEKALPHELSGGMQQRVALCRALLHEPRVLLMDEPFGALDALTREQMNIEMNRIWRETGTTIVLVTHSVPEAVYLGSRIVVMSPRPGRIVETLTPGLPERRDYGPTLADPRFARAAGRIRDLLGATHAPD from the coding sequence ATGTCCGCGACCGAGCTCGCCCCGGCGGCTCCGGCCGTGGGCACCGACCCGATCATCGAGGTCTCGAACCTGACGATGCGGTTCCGGTCGAAGCGGTCCGAGACCGTGGCGCTCGACGACGTCTCCCTGACGGTCCGCGCCGGCGAGTTCGTGACGATCGCGGGACCGTCCGGCTGCGGCAAGTCGACGCTGCTCAAGATCGTCGCGGGCCTCACGATCGCCTCCGAGGGGGACGTGCGGCTGTACGGGCAGCGCGTCACGCGGCCGCAGCGGGACATCGGGTTCGCGTTCCAGCGCTCGGCGCTGCTCGAGTGGCGGGGCGTGCGCAAGAACATCCTGCTCCAGGCCGAGATGCGGGGGCTGGACAAGCGGTACGCGCAGCGCCGCGCCGACGAGCTCATCGAGCTCACAGGCCTCACGGGCTTCGAGAAAGCCCTGCCGCACGAGCTCTCCGGCGGCATGCAGCAGCGCGTCGCCCTGTGCCGGGCGCTCCTGCACGAGCCTCGCGTGCTCCTCATGGACGAGCCGTTCGGTGCCCTCGACGCGCTCACGCGCGAGCAGATGAACATCGAGATGAACCGGATCTGGCGGGAGACCGGCACGACCATCGTGCTCGTGACCCACTCGGTGCCCGAGGCGGTGTACCTCGGCAGCCGGATCGTCGTGATGAGCCCCCGCCCGGGCCGCATCGTCGAGACGCTGACGCCGGGACTCCCGGAGCGACGGGACTACGGGCCCACGCTGGCCGACCCGCGGTTCGCCCGCGCCGCCGGTCGGATCCGCGACCTCCTGGGCGCGACGCACGCACCCGACTGA
- a CDS encoding ABC transporter substrate-binding protein — protein MRAAQSGLSLVVAGVLVAGCSAGGPAGAGSAEAEGQGAGETTAVTITLNWVPYGEHAPFYYGVEQGIFEEEGIDLTIQPGNGSGNTVQQVAQRNTDFGWADTPPLVNAISSGMPVKSVGVFLQTGPSSVEFFADQGITEPADLVGKTVGGTPGDAMYGTFPAWLELNGVDPADVTVVNVDAAGKIAALIEGKVDAIQGFHHDQAPTIEEQTGKEVEALPFADFGMNLLGTGLVAHDATIAENPELVEAMVRATSRSFLAAAEDPEGAVAAMAAGAEQAPVENVLSAQLETTLGLLNLDGAPAPGANTDQQWTDTLTFLSENTDFEGETTAAEYWDGSFGEGL, from the coding sequence ATGCGCGCTGCACAGAGCGGACTCTCGCTGGTCGTGGCCGGCGTCCTCGTGGCCGGGTGCTCGGCCGGTGGGCCGGCCGGTGCCGGCTCGGCGGAGGCCGAGGGCCAGGGGGCCGGTGAGACGACGGCCGTCACGATCACCCTGAACTGGGTGCCGTACGGCGAGCACGCCCCGTTCTACTACGGGGTCGAGCAGGGCATCTTCGAGGAGGAGGGCATCGACCTGACGATCCAGCCGGGCAACGGGTCCGGCAACACGGTGCAGCAGGTCGCGCAGCGCAACACCGACTTCGGCTGGGCCGACACGCCGCCGCTGGTCAACGCCATCAGCTCGGGCATGCCCGTGAAGAGCGTGGGCGTGTTCCTCCAGACGGGCCCCAGCTCCGTCGAGTTCTTCGCGGACCAGGGGATCACCGAGCCCGCCGACCTGGTCGGCAAGACCGTCGGCGGCACCCCGGGCGACGCCATGTACGGCACGTTCCCCGCCTGGCTCGAGCTCAACGGCGTCGACCCCGCCGACGTCACGGTCGTCAACGTCGACGCCGCCGGCAAGATCGCCGCGCTCATCGAGGGCAAGGTCGACGCCATCCAGGGCTTCCACCACGACCAGGCCCCGACGATCGAGGAGCAGACGGGCAAGGAGGTCGAGGCGCTGCCGTTCGCGGACTTCGGCATGAACCTGCTGGGCACGGGTCTCGTGGCCCACGACGCGACGATCGCGGAGAACCCGGAGCTGGTCGAGGCGATGGTGCGTGCGACGTCGCGCTCGTTCCTGGCCGCGGCGGAGGACCCCGAGGGCGCGGTCGCCGCGATGGCGGCCGGCGCGGAGCAGGCTCCGGTGGAGAACGTGCTCTCCGCACAGCTCGAGACGACCCTCGGCCTCCTCAACCTCGACGGCGCGCCGGCGCCCGGTGCCAACACCGACCAGCAGTGGACCGACACCCTGACGTTCCTGTCCGAGAACACGGACTTCGAGGGCGAGACGACGGCGGCGGAGTACTGGGACGGATCCTTCGGAGAGGGCCTCTGA
- a CDS encoding ABC transporter permease gives MTTTQDVRSDPPATRAATARAVPPPARTSTPLLTRAANLVAVSWRPLLVLVALFAVWWFVAWRELVPAYLIPAPGAVWETMVDDWAMLLEHTWVTTLETIIGFLLATVIGVATAVVLVYSKTAEKALYPLILFAQVIPKIAIAPILVVWFGFGLTPKIVLAVLIAFFPVVVSAVAGLRSVDPELLELSATMGASRWKTFRKIRFPGALPHLMSGLKVAVTLAVVGAVVGEFVGADRGLGYVLLLASGNLNAPLLFADLILMSLIGVVLFVVVELSERVLIPWHASRRGNVVLAAS, from the coding sequence ATGACGACCACCCAGGACGTGCGAAGCGACCCACCGGCAACCCGCGCCGCCACGGCGCGCGCGGTCCCGCCGCCGGCACGGACCTCGACGCCGCTCCTGACGCGCGCGGCGAACCTCGTCGCCGTGTCCTGGCGCCCCCTCCTCGTCCTGGTCGCCCTGTTCGCGGTGTGGTGGTTCGTCGCGTGGCGCGAGCTGGTGCCGGCCTACCTCATCCCCGCGCCGGGAGCGGTGTGGGAGACGATGGTGGACGACTGGGCCATGCTGCTCGAGCACACCTGGGTCACGACGCTCGAGACGATCATCGGGTTCCTTCTCGCGACGGTGATCGGAGTGGCGACCGCGGTGGTGCTGGTGTACTCCAAGACCGCCGAGAAGGCGCTGTACCCGCTGATCCTCTTCGCGCAGGTCATCCCCAAGATCGCGATCGCGCCGATCCTCGTCGTGTGGTTCGGCTTCGGCCTCACGCCGAAGATCGTCCTCGCGGTCCTCATCGCCTTCTTCCCCGTCGTGGTCTCGGCGGTCGCGGGGCTGCGCTCCGTGGACCCCGAGTTGCTCGAGCTCTCGGCCACGATGGGCGCCTCGCGGTGGAAGACGTTCCGCAAGATCCGGTTCCCCGGGGCGCTCCCGCACCTCATGTCCGGCCTCAAGGTGGCCGTGACCCTCGCGGTCGTCGGGGCCGTCGTCGGCGAGTTCGTCGGCGCCGACCGAGGCCTCGGCTACGTCCTCCTCCTGGCGAGCGGCAACCTCAACGCACCCCTGCTGTTCGCGGACCTCATCCTCATGTCGCTCATCGGCGTCGTCCTCTTCGTCGTCGTGGAGCTCTCGGAGCGGGTGCTCATCCCGTGGCACGCCTCGCGCCGCGGCAACGTCGTGCTCGCCGCGTCGTGA
- a CDS encoding sugar phosphate isomerase/epimerase, protein MWTLSGFADEISPDLETQCSLAAELGLKYIEFRSAWDTNVLDLDDDQLARVRDVLGRHGLQVSSIGSPIGKVFLDDDAEAHLARMRHAADVARLLEAPYVRIFSFFMRPGTDPDTCRDEVLDRMAALAKVAADAGVVLLHENEKGIYGDVPRRCLDIVESVGSPHLALAWDAANFVQVGVRPFTDGYAMLRPHLEYVQIKDAIAGTGQVVPAGHGDGETVETVRALRDDGFDGFFSLEPHLGTGHSFGGFSGPELFTKAWRAFTDILDAEGVPYR, encoded by the coding sequence GTGTGGACGCTCTCGGGCTTCGCCGACGAGATCTCGCCCGATCTCGAGACCCAGTGCAGCCTGGCCGCCGAGCTCGGCCTGAAGTACATCGAGTTCCGGAGCGCCTGGGACACCAACGTCCTCGACCTGGACGACGACCAGCTCGCCCGCGTCCGGGACGTCCTCGGTCGGCACGGCCTGCAGGTCTCGAGCATCGGCTCGCCGATCGGGAAGGTCTTCCTGGACGACGACGCCGAGGCGCACCTGGCGCGGATGCGGCACGCCGCCGACGTCGCACGGCTGCTCGAGGCGCCCTACGTCCGGATCTTCTCCTTCTTCATGCGGCCCGGGACCGACCCGGACACGTGCCGCGACGAGGTGCTCGACCGCATGGCGGCCCTCGCCAAGGTCGCGGCCGACGCCGGCGTCGTCCTCCTCCACGAGAACGAGAAGGGCATCTACGGGGACGTGCCCCGCAGGTGCCTCGACATCGTCGAGTCCGTGGGCTCGCCGCACCTCGCGCTGGCCTGGGACGCGGCGAACTTCGTCCAGGTGGGGGTCCGCCCGTTCACCGACGGGTACGCCATGCTCCGCCCGCACCTGGAGTACGTGCAGATCAAGGACGCGATCGCCGGGACCGGGCAGGTCGTCCCGGCCGGCCACGGCGACGGCGAGACGGTCGAGACGGTCCGGGCGCTGCGGGACGACGGGTTCGACGGGTTCTTCTCGCTCGAGCCGCACCTGGGAACCGGCCACAGCTTCGGCGGCTTCTCCGGCCCCGAGCTCTTCACGAAGGCGTGGCGGGCCTTCACCGACATCCTCGACGCCGAGGGGGTGCCGTACCGATGA